Sequence from the Phycisphaeraceae bacterium genome:
TGGCTGATCCGTTTGGAATCAAGTTCGGCTGATGCTGAATCAATGAAATCGCGGGCTGGTTTGTCTCATGCCCGTGGGAAGAGAGTGTCTGCTCAGCCGGATCAGGAAACAACTTGGAAAGGGCAAGGCATCAACGTGAACCACGACAATCACCCATCCGTTGATGGGAGAGAACCCAGACCCGGCAGGTATCTCCACTACAAAGGCAACGCCTACGAAGTTCTCGGCATCGCACGACACAGTGAGACTATGGAGGAACTGGTCGTTTACCGCGCGCTTTATGGTGAGCACGGATTATGGGTGCGGCCACGGACGATGTTTTGTGAATCAGTCACCGTCAGCGGAAAAACTCTGCCGCGATTTC
This genomic interval carries:
- a CDS encoding DUF1653 domain-containing protein, which encodes MNHDNHPSVDGREPRPGRYLHYKGNAYEVLGIARHSETMEELVVYRALYGEHGLWVRPRTMFCESVTVSGKTLPRFRFVGEEMK